The Euphorbia lathyris chromosome 3, ddEupLath1.1, whole genome shotgun sequence genome contains a region encoding:
- the LOC136223967 gene encoding calcium uniporter protein 4, mitochondrial-like, producing the protein MSLRKLFSKHLSGSYTTVSLQRSPISSPTSLQPTVPPNAAKSNFHKEYLNPPESSKREFFRPFLHRRSINQLPKFLSMHIREKLKERLKSITGDRICFDGLALSPQAKESEATDLNCFRISVEEARKILRLSQMEKLKLKLRQIRETSIQYHEFVQICAEECGHEIEGVEFAKTLDQCGIVIVLWSLVFLHPEQVVKSIQNIITQSIVYPDDSKREQLKEMELQKAIIDKNARAQVRAELYCGLGFLMVQTLGFMRLTFWELNWDVMEPICYFVTSIHFGLAYMLFLRTSIEPSFEGCFQRRFKTKQEKLMKIHNFDLRKYNELQKAFYPDQ; encoded by the exons atgtCGCTTCGTAAATTGTTCTCGAAGCATCTCTCAGGAAGTTACACGACAGTTTCTCTTCAACGTTCTCCAATCTCTTCCCCTACCTCATTACAACCCACAGTACCCCCAAATGCAGCCAAATCAAACTTCCACAAAGAGTATCTCAACCCGCCGGAATCCTCAAAGAGAGAATTTTTCCGTCCTTTCCTTCACCGGAGATCAATTAACCAGCTGCCTAAGTTCCTTTCCATGCATATCAGGGAGAAGCTGAAGGAGAGACTCAAAAGCATCACTGGAGATCGAATCTGCTTCGATGGACTAGCTCTTTCGCCTCAGGCGAAGGAATCAGAGGCTACAGATCTAAATTGTTTCAGAATATCAGTTGAAGAAGCTAGGAAAATCTTGAGGTTGTCTCAGATGGAGAAGCTGAAATTGAAGCTTAGGCAGATTCGGGAAACCTCAATTCAATATCATGAGTTCGTTCAGATCTGTGCTGAGGAGTGTGGACATGAAATCGAAGGTGTTGAGTTCGCTAAGACGTTGGATCAGTGTGGAATTGTGATCGTTCTTTGGAGTCTTGTGTTCCTCCACCCGGAGCAG GTGGTTAAATCAATTCAGAACATAATTACCCAATCAATAGTATATCCTGATGACTCAAAAAGAGAGCAATTGAAAGAAATGGAGCTACAAAAGGCCATTATAGACAAAAATGCTCGAGCCCAAGTTCGAGCAGAGCTATATTGTGGACTTGGGTTCTTAATGGTTCAAACACTTGGGTTCATGAGGCTAACATTTTGGGAACTCAACTGGGATGTTATGGAAcctatttgttattttgtaaccTCTATTCACTTTGGCCTTGCATATATGTTATTCCTAAGAACCTCCATTGAGCCTTCATTTGAGGGCTGTTTTCAGCGCAGATTCAAGACAAAGCAGGAGAAACTTATGAAAATTCATAATTTTGATCTTCGTAAATATAATGAACTCCAAAAAGCTTTTTATCCCGACCAGTAA